In Gopherus flavomarginatus isolate rGopFla2 chromosome 1, rGopFla2.mat.asm, whole genome shotgun sequence, a single genomic region encodes these proteins:
- the LOC127038430 gene encoding olfactory receptor 51G2-like: MMSAVNDTKFNSAVFLLTGIPGQEDVHLWISILFCLTYVISIVGNSVILFIIKTDPILHEPMYIFLSMLAITDLGLLIATMPTILGIYLFNSREISFNACFTQLFFIGSLRCIESSVLLLMAFDRFIAICNPLSYASILTLPRIAKMGLVCVLRGIAVIFPLPLLLKRFQYCGDNVLSHSYCAHQEVMKLACSDNKFNNLYGLCLSFLIMGLDSLLIFLSYVMILKTVLSVVSQTKCLRALNTCVSHLCVVLLFYNSEIGLSVIHRFGNSSTHLLQVLLGYVYLLVPPLMNPVVYSMKSKHLRLRIIRLFVK, translated from the coding sequence ATGATGTCAGCTGTCAATGACACCAAATTCAACTCTGCAGTGTTCCTTCTCACTGGGATACCTGGGCAGGAAGACGTCCATCTCTGGATTTCTATCCTCTTCTGTTTAACGTATGTTATTTCGatagtaggaaattcagtcattctcttcattataaaaacagatccaatcctccatgaaccaatgtacattttcctttccatgttggccaTCACAGACCTTGGCTTATTGATAGCCACCATGCCGACGATATTAGGCATATACTTGTTTAACTCTAGGGAAATCAGCTTTAATGCCTGTTTTACCCAGTTGTTCTTTATTGGCTCACTTCGATGCATTGAATCTTCTGTACTCTTGCTGATGGCCTTTGACCGCTTCATCGCAATCTGTAATCCACTGAGCTATGCTTCCATCTTAACCCTGCCTAGAATAGCCAagatgggactggtgtgtgtgctaAGAGGAATAGCTGTAATATTCCCACTCCCCCTTCTCCTGAAACGGTTCCAATACTGTGGAGACAATGTCCTCTCTCATTCCTACTGTGCGCACCAGGAAGTCATGAAGTTGGCTTGTTCAGACAACAAATTCAACAACCTCTATGGCTTGTGTCTTTCATTCTTAATAATGGGGTTGGATTCACTGCTCATCTTCCTCTCGTATGTGATGATCCTCAAAACAGTGCTGAGCGTTGTGTCGCAGACAAAGTGTCTTCGGGCCCTGAACACCTgtgtctcccacctctgtgtaGTCCTGCTTTTCTACAATTCAGAGATTGGTTTGTCTGTGATACACAGATTCGGGAACAGCTCGACTCATCTGCTTCAGGTTCTTCTGGGCTACGTCTACCTTCTGGTCCCGCCCCTTATGAACCCAGTCGTGTACAGCATGAAAAGCAAACACCTTCGATTGAGGATAATCAGATTGTTCGTCAAGTGA